One window of the Osmerus mordax isolate fOsmMor3 chromosome 2, fOsmMor3.pri, whole genome shotgun sequence genome contains the following:
- the LOC136964341 gene encoding interferon-induced very large GTPase 1-like, with protein MEPRCAVEDEKTTRCMNLLHKLGLSNMLPKRMQQRDVQVIDALSQDVKPPKTETELSSQYLYKLMMLDYRARFLSCKPEPTTTAPESHVVGTEDDDDDFLNFSEETVQKVHIEEQHIHPMDIHMAVFHCADDFLRQYIFSKLSSCQFALPLLVSNPFTREIEFPLWALRNIKKSWQSKAQSKMDSHSKYKSRHMFNTPVPVASFIRLGESSISKSEILNNVISKQKHKVFFHRNCKGSTRDCLLMDGVVEITWYCPAGKEDDIFDDCVAFLNLHGDARDHPQQLEFMQSVSTVNVVLLSECPLDEKNKKIFKNLYTSTVPLIVLFAGQEKSLTFKNPTKVKLGAKNRNEAELNEEIISHIQHCVNTYKKNTSIKIFCDEARKHQFKVDEDKKSCRDGHEQANVLMCLLREERSLNFKEKLLPLQGKLWHDWCRKDKDQYRLKCKGKESLECQLDAIKNEKASIRKAQLEAASPPNEFMRSFITCLTSPAHSQETKSYMLQWLRIFLDEFNLGALAGYEEEYLSTWATFKCGPKVEGGSTNTDPLLTKLNTISDKMTATTIGLQHIMRETSQIYEVFKPTTKHQKETYEFIEALPAIGAEMLMSGLPLELMDGDAAHVPLLWIQAVFDRLNKTLGDKKVFVLSVIGLQSSGKSTLLNAMFGLQFTVSAGRCTRGAFMQLIKVDPAIVAQQKYEYVLVVDTEGLRSPELSTNMSLSHDNELATFIIGIGDITIINIMGENPSEMHDILQICVQAFLRMKQVKITPSCIFVHQNVAEASAGEKNMEGRINLMGKLDAMAVTAAKEEQIDNVTGFSDIIQFDVKTQVFYFKGLLEGDPPMAPPNPSYSRNVQELKNKVLSTAQWKSGCRFSTLSEVKVRIRDLWNGLLKENFVFSFRNTLEIMVYSDLENMFSEWSWKLRKHALDKENELYNQLLSNIIEDVSQKDLIVDFGQVYDPLTGEIDTYFKGNKHPEILIQWKVTIDKRLENLNRELIQNILKKCKDVITIKKNKSELDQRNSDYEEELLKMSKNLAFKLKDQRLTDQDVERQFNSIWTDWNTKVANEKPPEKCVNVRAVVEGILHVQFQNQNDITGKIRNKKAQFNLDVKKHVNKSWWNSLDRFNLFHGNPEDCMNQCTHQVTNRVKRYITGKEAVGNDFNDSFIHEILSNIKSEINDYEKSNKVEFTKEYQTDLSVHLCIKAIPTFERMHSSFRKTVDPITYLKSKRE; from the coding sequence ATGGAACCAAGATGTGCCGTTGAGGATGAGAAAACAACCAGATGTATGAATTTACTCCATAAACTGGGTCTAAGCAACATGCTCCCCAAACGCATGCAACAAAGGGATGTTCAAGTGATAGATGCTTTATCTCAGGATGTTAAACCACCTAAAACAGAAACGGAGCTAAGCTCTCAGTATCTGTACAAACTGATGATGTTGGATTACAGGGCTAGATTTCTGTCCTGCAAACCTGAACCGACTACCACAGCTCCAGAGAGCCATGTTGTTGGTACtgaggatgacgatgatgattttTTAAACTTTTCTGAGGAAACCGTCCAAAAAGTACACATTGAAGAGCAACACATTCACCCGATGGATATTCACATGGCTGTTTTCCACTGTGCTGATGATTTTTTGAGGCAGTACATATTTTCAAAACTCTCCAGTTGCCAGTTtgccctgcccctgctggtATCTAACCCCTTTACACGCGAAATAGAATTCCCTCTCTGGGCCCTTCGGAACATCAAGAAGTCATGGCAAAGTAAAGCACAATCTAAAATGGACAGCCACAGCAAATACAAGAGCAGACACATGTTTAATACACCAGTGCCAGTTGCGTCCTTCATCAGATTGGGAGAGTCGTCCATTTCCAAGTCCGAGATCTTGAACAATGTCATTAGCAAACAAAAGCACAAGGTGTTTTTCCATCGTAATTGCAAAGGCAGCACTCGAGACTGTCTCCTCATGGACGGAGTTGTGGAGATCACCTGGTACTGTCCAGCGGGGAAGGAAGATGACATTTTTGACGATTGTGTGGCTTTCCTGAACCTTCATGGTGATGCCAGAGACCATCCACAGCAACTTGAATTCATGCAGTCCGTGAGCACTGTGAATGTCGTTCTACTTTCAGAATGCCCCTtagatgaaaaaaacaaaaagattTTCAAGAACCTTTATACATCTACTGTCCCTCTGATTGTCCTTTTCGCCGGACAGGAAAAAAGTCTGACTTTTAAAAATCCAACAAAAGTGAAATTAGGTGCCAAAAACAGGAACGAGGCTGAGCTGAACGAAGAAATAATATCACACATCCAACACTGTGTCAACACATACAAGAAGAACACAAGCATCAAAATATTTTGTGATGAAGCAAGAAAACATCAGTTTAAAGTGGATGAAGACAAGAAATCCTGCAGAGATGGTCATGAACAAGCCAATGTTTTGATGTGCCTGTTGAGGGAGGAAAGATCATTGAATTTCAAGGAGAAACTTTTACCTCTACAAGGAAAGCTGTGGCATGATTGGTGCCGGAAAGATAAGGATCAGTATCGTCTGAAATGCAAAGGAAAAGAAAGTTTGGAATGTCAATTGGACGCAATCAAGAATGAGAAAGCCTCTATTCGAAAGGCACAGCTTGAGGCAGCTTCACCACCCAATGAATTCATGAGGTCTTTTATTACCTGTTTAACATCCCCAGCTCATTCACAAGAGACAAAATCATACATGCTGCAGTGGCTGAGAATTTTCCTGGATGAATTCAACTTGGGTGCACTTGCAGGATATGAGGAAGAGTACCTCTCAACATGGGCAACATTTAAATGTGGCCCCAAGGTTGAAGGAGGATCAACCAACACAGATCCACTGCTAACAAAACTTAACACAATATCTGACAAAATGACCGCTACCACAATTGGACTTCAGCATATCATGAGAGAAACAAGCCAGATTTATGAAGTTTTCAAGCCTACAACAAAACATCAGAAGGAGACATATGAATTTATAGAGGCTCTTCCTGCAATAGGAGCTGAGATGCTGATGTCTGGGTTGCCACTAGAGCTGATGGATGGGGATGCGGCCCACGTGCCTCTGTTGTGGATTCAGGCTGTCTTTGACCGTCTTAATAAAACACTTGGTGACAAGAAGGTATTTGTGCTGTCAGTTATAGGACTGCAGAGCTCTGGGAAGTCCACATTACTGAATGCCATGTTTGGTCTTCAGTTTACCGTGAGCGCAGGCAGATGCACAAGAGGAGCCTTCATGCAGCTAATCAAGGTGGACCCAGCCATAGTGGCCCAACAGAAATATGAGTATGTTCTGGTGGTGGACACAGAGGGCCTTAGATCACCTGAGCTCAGCACTAATATGTCCCTCAGTCATGACAATGAACTGGCAACTTTTATTATTGGAATAGGGGacatcaccatcatcaacaTCATGGGGGAAAACCCATCTGAAATGCATGACATCCTTCAGATTTGCGTCCAGGCATTCTTGAGGATGAAACAAGTTAAAATTACACCAAGCTGCATCTTTGTGCACCAGAATGTTGCAGAGGCCTCAGCCGGCGAGAAAAACATGGAGGGAAGAATAAATCTCATGGGGAAATTAGATGCTATGGCTGTAACTGCAGCAAAAGAGGAGCAAATTGATAATGTCACTGGCTTTAGTGATATAATACAGTTTGATGTAAAAACTCAAGTATTCTACTTCAAGGGCCTTCTAGAGGGAGACCCCCCAATGGCACCTCCAAACCCCTCCTACAGCCGGAACGTTCAGGAGCTGAAGAACAAGGTGCTCTCCACCGCACAGTGGAAGTCAGGCTGTAGATTTTCCACATTATCTGAAGTAAAAGTTCGGATCAGGGACCTATGGAATGGTCTTTTGAAGGAAAACTTTGTGTTCAGCTTCAGAAATACACTCGAAATTATGGTGTACAGTGATTTGGAAAATATGTTTTCCGAATGGTCCTGGAAGCTGAGAAAACATGCCCTGGATAAAGAGAACGAGTTGTACAACCAGCTTCTCAGCAATATCATCGAGGATGTGAGTCAGAAAGATCTGATTGTTGATTTTGGTCAAGTGTACGATCCCTTGACAGGGGAAATAGACACATACTTCAAGGGAAACAAACACCCAGAAATACTTATACAATGGAAAGTAACCATTGACAAGCGGTTGGAAAATCTCAACCGGGAGCTCATTCAAAACATCCTAAAGAAATGCAAAGATGTCATCACAATCAAGAAAAACAAATCAGAACTTGACCAAAGAAATTCTGACTATGAGGAAGAATTGCTCAAAATGAGCAAAAATCTGGCATTCAAACTAAAAGACCAGAGGCTTACCGACCAGGATGTGGAGAGGCAGTTTAACTCTATTTGGACGGACTGGAACACCAAAGTGGCAAATGAAAAACCTCCAGAGAAATGTGTTAATGTCAGAGCTGTAGTGGAAGGAATATTACATGTTCAGTTTCAAAATCAGAATGACATCACTGGCAAGATTAGAAACAAAAAGGCCCAGTTCAATTTGGATGTTAAAAAACACGTAAACAAATCGTGGTGGAATTCATTGGATAGATTTAATTTATTCCACGGAAATCCAGAGGACTGTATGAATCAGTGTACACACCAAGTGACAAACCGTGTCAAAAGATATATTACTGGGAAAGAAGCTGTTGGTAACGATTTCAATGATAGCTTTATTCATGAAATATTAAGCAACATAAAAAGCGAGATTAACGATTATGAAAAGTCAAATAAGGTTGAATTCACAAAAGAATACCAAACTGACCTGTCTGTTCATCTGTGCATCAAAGCAATTCCAACATTTGAGAGGATGCATTCATCTTTCAGGAAAACAGTAGATCCTATAACATATTTGAAAAGCAAACGAGAATAG
- the LOC136960360 gene encoding zinc finger protein 271-like, translated as MKTPHCDICGKSFSISNNLKKHMKIHAGEKPYSCDLCDKTFSQAANAKVHRRIHTGERPYSCDLCGKTFSHSGNFKVHCKIHTEENPYSCDLCHKTLSSGNSLKVHRRIHTGEKPYSCDLCDKTFSHANSFTIHRRIHTGERRYSCDLCGKTFSQANDFTIHHRIHTGEKPYSCDFCHKTFSSGNSLTVHRRVHTGEKPYSCDLCDKTFSHANSFTIHRRTHTGEKPYSCDLCDKAFSSSNGLTVHRRIHTGEKRYCALCGKTFSSCSGFTIHSRIHTGEKPYSCDLCDYSCKTSGHLKSHLRVHNRKTPKQ; from the coding sequence ATGAAGACACCTCACTGTGATATATGTGGGAAGAGCTTTTCCATATCCAATAACCTTAAAAAGCACATGAAGATCCacgctggagagaagccctacagctgtgacctttgtgataaaacctttagccaagCTGCAAATGCCAAAGTTCACcgtaggatccacactggagagaggccctacagctgtgacctctgtggtaaaacctttagccactcTGGCAATTTCAAAGTTCACTGCAAGATCCACACTGAAGAGaatccctacagctgtgacctctgtcatAAAACCTTAAGCAGTGGTAACAGTTTAaaagttcaccgcagaatccacactggcgagaagccctacagctgtgacctctgtgataaaacctttagccatgctaaCAGTTTCAcaattcaccgcagaatccacactggagagaggcgctacagctgtgacctctgtggtaaaacctttagccaggctaacGATTTCACAATTCaccacagaatccacactggagagaagccctacagctgtgacttctgtcataaaacctttagcagtggtaacagtttaacagttcaccgcagagtccacactggagagaagccctacagctgtgacctctgtgataaaacctttagccatgccaACAGTTTCACAATACACCGCAgaacccacactggagagaagccctacagctgtgacctctgtgataaagcCTTTAGCAGTAGTAACGGtttaacagttcaccgcagaatccacactggagagaagcgcTACTGTgccctctgtggtaaaacctttagcagttGTAGCGGTTTCAcaattcacagcaggatccacactggagagaagccctacagctgtgacctctgtgactaTTCATGTAAAACAAGTGGCCATCTGAAGAGTCATCTGCGTGTCCACAATAGAAAAAccccaaagcagtga